The following coding sequences are from one Wenzhouxiangella sp. AB-CW3 window:
- a CDS encoding PleD family two-component system response regulator, protein MGQLDRFRRLLGMGQSDDRRSRKRVHARRGTRVLIVDDSRTISAALSHMLRQNGYETMTAEDAESALEMVVEQPPELIFLDIVLPGMSGFKALRQFRRLKQTAEVPIIMISGNPQAVEQFYLKKIGADDFMKKPFGRAEVFARLERLVVDGVLEGRGSLVNPEPVVDADADADEIDSQPATESTPESDTKR, encoded by the coding sequence ATGGGGCAGCTTGACCGCTTTCGCCGGTTGCTGGGGATGGGACAGTCGGATGATCGGCGCAGCCGCAAGCGGGTTCATGCCCGGCGTGGCACGCGGGTACTGATTGTCGATGATTCCCGCACCATCAGTGCGGCGCTCAGCCACATGCTGCGGCAGAACGGTTACGAGACGATGACCGCCGAAGATGCCGAATCGGCGCTGGAGATGGTGGTCGAACAGCCCCCGGAGCTGATCTTTCTCGACATCGTCCTGCCGGGCATGAGTGGATTCAAGGCCTTGCGACAGTTTCGACGCCTCAAGCAGACCGCTGAGGTGCCCATCATCATGATCAGCGGCAACCCGCAGGCAGTCGAACAGTTCTATCTCAAGAAGATCGGCGCTGACGACTTCATGAAAAAGCCCTTTGGCCGCGCCGAGGTCTTTGCTCGCCTGGAGCGTTTGGTGGTCGACGGTGTCTTGGAGGGTCGCGGGTCGCTGGTCAACCCCGAGCCCGTGGTTGATGCCGACGCGGATGCCGACGAAATCGATAGCCAACCCGCGACCGAATCCACGCCC
- the rsxA gene encoding electron transport complex subunit RsxA: MDLVLIVISAALVNNFVLIQFLGLCPFMGVSSNVSSAAGMSLATAFVLTLASVSSYLLTRWVLEPLGLMYLSTVGFILVIAVLVQLTELFMRHSAPLLHRVLGIYLPLITSNCAVLGVALLNLREQHSLVESAFYGLGAAAGFGLVLVMLAAARERLAMADVPASFKGAPIGLITAGLMALAFMGFTGFARL; this comes from the coding sequence ATGGACCTGGTGCTCATTGTCATCTCCGCTGCGCTGGTCAACAACTTTGTCCTGATCCAGTTTCTTGGGCTGTGCCCGTTCATGGGGGTGTCGTCGAATGTTTCCTCGGCTGCCGGCATGTCGCTGGCCACGGCCTTCGTGCTCACACTGGCCTCGGTTTCCAGCTATCTGCTGACCCGCTGGGTGCTGGAGCCATTGGGGCTCATGTACCTGTCGACCGTCGGCTTCATCCTCGTCATCGCCGTGCTGGTGCAGCTGACCGAACTATTCATGCGCCACTCCGCCCCGCTGCTGCATCGCGTGCTCGGCATCTACCTGCCGCTGATCACCAGCAACTGCGCCGTGCTCGGCGTGGCCCTGCTCAACCTGCGCGAGCAGCACAGCCTGGTCGAGTCGGCCTTCTACGGCCTGGGCGCGGCCGCTGGCTTCGGCCTGGTCCTGGTCATGCTCGCCGCCGCCCGCGAACGCCTGGCCATGGCCGACGTCCCGGCCAGTTTCAAAGGCGCCCCCATCGGCCTGATCACCGCCGGTCTGATGGCACTGGCCTTTATGGGGTTTACCGGCTTTGCGCGTTTGTAG
- a CDS encoding PH domain-containing protein, whose translation MQDRSPVIRQAVIKPEAIRYHLWGIVIFSVITVVGILLLPITWPLSKYLLERYYQRLEVVLTRRDLKVRRGIISTEEKSIPLEQITDLALNQGPLMRLFDIKGMRVETAGQSATGALVTVVGLADVDNFRDAVLDQRDRISDDDSEPSSSTSTASPATDHTSLLTDIRDTLKRIEEKLDTQSSSEPSSGT comes from the coding sequence ATGCAAGATCGCAGCCCGGTCATCAGGCAGGCCGTAATCAAGCCCGAGGCCATTCGCTACCACCTGTGGGGCATCGTCATTTTCTCGGTCATCACCGTCGTTGGCATTCTGCTGTTGCCAATCACCTGGCCGCTCTCGAAGTACCTGCTTGAACGCTACTACCAGCGACTGGAAGTGGTTCTGACCCGGCGCGACCTGAAGGTGCGCCGTGGCATCATCAGTACCGAAGAAAAATCCATTCCACTGGAACAAATCACCGACCTGGCCCTCAACCAGGGACCGCTGATGCGGCTGTTCGATATCAAGGGCATGCGCGTGGAAACCGCCGGCCAGTCCGCCACCGGCGCGCTGGTGACGGTTGTCGGCCTGGCAGACGTCGACAATTTCCGCGATGCGGTACTCGACCAGCGCGACCGCATCAGTGACGATGACAGCGAACCATCATCTTCGACGTCAACGGCATCACCGGCGACCGATCACACGTCCCTTCTGACGGATATCCGCGACACCCTCAAGCGCATCGAGGAAAAGCTTGATACTCAATCGTCATCCGAACCCTCATCTGGCACGTAG
- a CDS encoding M13 family metallopeptidase translates to MRKTALAFATTLVLGASLGPALADDPVTAMDQGSAELGSWGVETRHISDTLEPGNDFFDWVNEGWLESTEIPAGFSRFGAFSELRLLSEDRVESIILQAQENENSAGTPEQQIGDLFNSYMDTEKLDALGLDPIRETLDELLAIGSHEAAARWMGAHGTGSLAAAYVTLDLGDPQRHVTHVRQSGLGMPDRDYYLRDEEPFPGHRKAYRDYIAATFKRAGVDQAEQRADAILDLETRIAENHWTRVQQRDRQANYRLIERSELDELAPAFPWQTFLAERGLGEIDELVMATDEAVIANADVFAETPADTWASWHAFHWINNHAPLLSSDFERAHFELFQRQLGGVDEQRPRDRRAINTVSGRLGELVGKLYVAEHFPPEYREQMLELVGYLRRAFAERLDELPWMDDETRVEAERKLESFLPKIGYPDKWRDYSDVTIAADDLIGNSRRVSEWQWADNLARLDEPVREWEWGMTPQTVNAYYSPPRNEIAFPAAILQPPFFDPYADPAVNFGAIGGVIGHEMGHGFDDQGSRSDADGVLRNWWTDQSREQFEERTARLVAQYNEFEPIEGMNVNGELALGENIGDLGGLSIALHAYRMYLADHHDGEAPVLDGYTGEQRFFMAWGQVWRNLWASEEALRAQLIQGPHSPPRYRVNGVVRNIDAWYDAFDVGPDHELYVPAEERVSIW, encoded by the coding sequence ATGAGAAAAACAGCACTTGCTTTTGCCACCACGCTCGTACTGGGCGCAAGCCTCGGTCCCGCACTGGCCGATGATCCCGTCACCGCCATGGATCAGGGAAGCGCCGAACTCGGCTCCTGGGGTGTCGAAACCCGACACATCAGCGACACCCTGGAACCCGGCAACGACTTCTTCGACTGGGTCAACGAAGGCTGGCTGGAGAGCACCGAAATTCCGGCCGGCTTCTCACGCTTCGGCGCCTTCTCCGAGCTGCGGCTGCTCTCCGAAGACCGGGTCGAGTCCATCATCCTCCAGGCTCAAGAAAACGAGAACAGCGCGGGAACGCCAGAACAACAGATCGGTGACCTGTTCAACAGCTACATGGACACCGAAAAGCTGGATGCCCTCGGACTTGATCCGATTCGTGAAACTCTCGACGAGCTCCTGGCCATCGGCAGCCATGAAGCCGCCGCACGCTGGATGGGCGCCCACGGCACCGGCTCACTGGCCGCCGCCTACGTCACCCTCGACCTGGGCGACCCGCAGCGACACGTCACCCACGTTCGGCAATCCGGCCTGGGCATGCCAGACCGGGACTACTACCTGCGCGATGAAGAACCGTTTCCGGGGCACCGAAAGGCCTATCGCGACTACATCGCTGCCACCTTCAAGCGTGCCGGCGTTGATCAGGCCGAACAGCGAGCCGACGCCATACTCGACCTGGAAACCCGGATTGCCGAAAATCACTGGACACGGGTCCAGCAGCGCGACCGCCAGGCCAACTACCGCCTGATCGAGCGCTCCGAGCTCGACGAGCTGGCGCCGGCCTTTCCCTGGCAGACTTTCCTTGCCGAACGCGGCCTGGGCGAGATCGACGAGCTGGTCATGGCCACTGACGAAGCCGTCATCGCCAACGCCGACGTATTCGCCGAAACACCGGCCGACACCTGGGCAAGCTGGCATGCCTTCCACTGGATCAACAACCATGCCCCACTGCTTTCAAGCGACTTCGAACGCGCCCACTTCGAACTGTTTCAACGCCAGCTCGGTGGTGTCGACGAGCAACGGCCGCGTGATCGTCGCGCCATCAACACCGTCAGCGGCCGGCTCGGCGAGCTGGTTGGAAAACTCTACGTGGCCGAGCACTTTCCGCCCGAATACCGCGAACAGATGCTGGAACTGGTCGGCTACCTGCGCCGCGCCTTCGCCGAGCGACTCGACGAGCTGCCGTGGATGGACGACGAGACCCGGGTCGAGGCCGAACGCAAGCTCGAATCCTTCCTGCCCAAGATCGGCTACCCGGACAAGTGGCGCGACTACTCCGATGTCACCATTGCCGCCGATGATCTGATCGGAAATTCCCGCCGCGTGAGCGAGTGGCAATGGGCCGACAACCTCGCCCGCCTCGACGAACCGGTTCGGGAATGGGAATGGGGCATGACGCCGCAAACCGTCAATGCCTACTACTCCCCGCCCCGTAACGAAATCGCCTTCCCGGCGGCGATACTGCAACCCCCGTTCTTTGACCCCTACGCCGACCCGGCGGTCAACTTCGGCGCAATCGGCGGCGTCATCGGACACGAAATGGGCCATGGTTTCGACGACCAGGGCAGCCGCTCGGACGCCGACGGCGTACTGAGGAATTGGTGGACCGACCAGTCCCGTGAACAGTTCGAGGAACGCACCGCGCGCCTGGTCGCGCAATACAACGAGTTCGAGCCCATTGAAGGCATGAACGTCAACGGCGAACTGGCCCTGGGCGAGAACATCGGCGACCTCGGCGGCCTGTCCATCGCCCTGCACGCTTATCGCATGTACCTGGCAGACCACCATGATGGCGAAGCCCCTGTGCTGGATGGCTACACCGGAGAGCAGCGCTTCTTCATGGCCTGGGGTCAGGTCTGGCGCAACCTCTGGGCCAGCGAGGAAGCCCTGCGCGCCCAGCTCATACAAGGCCCGCACAGCCCGCCGCGCTACCGAGTTAACGGCGTGGTGCGCAACATCGATGCCTGGTACGACGCCTTCGACGTCGGTCCGGACCACGAACTGTATGTTCCGGCTGAAGAGCGCGTCAGTATCTGGTGA
- a CDS encoding HD-GYP domain-containing protein, producing MSKGKSPDSIWQREMIVHPSDLEVGNYVVRLDIPWIDTPFPLQGVLIDSEKTRSWFEEHCEWVVIDLEQSSAPPQQRRPMRKRDKPESRTSGSNTDPEHPINALRGRKLDRESVGVALRAYGLLDHQARHLIRGFARQGTLEIKTAERVVAELATYLQKNLAAMVWLTRIKDRDDYTAQHSINSAILAMGLAHALEWSPDRIELAGLAALLHDVGNVEIDTEILQKPDLLTEAEYREIKTHTTRGYELLSERDELDPVVALAALEHHERGDGKGYPYGKGAADLNPVSKLVAVVDVYDAVTSQRSYRAARSHHDALGILWRGRDHKFDRHMVETFIQFMGWVAPGTLVRLSNGDLAVVEETNIVQGFYPIVRRLEHGGAGYRAGEQIDLATLKDADGKHLIHIEEVLPDGAHGVNVKALLVAMLD from the coding sequence TTGAGCAAGGGAAAGTCACCGGATTCGATTTGGCAACGCGAGATGATTGTCCATCCCTCGGATCTCGAGGTGGGCAATTATGTCGTGCGTCTGGACATCCCATGGATTGACACTCCCTTTCCGCTTCAGGGTGTTCTGATTGATTCGGAAAAGACCCGGAGCTGGTTCGAGGAGCATTGCGAGTGGGTGGTCATCGATCTGGAGCAGTCCAGCGCACCGCCGCAACAGCGGCGGCCCATGCGCAAGCGCGACAAGCCGGAGTCCCGAACCTCTGGCTCGAATACCGACCCCGAGCACCCGATCAATGCCCTGAGAGGCCGCAAGCTGGATCGGGAGAGCGTGGGGGTGGCACTTCGGGCCTATGGCCTGCTCGATCACCAGGCGCGCCACCTGATCAGGGGCTTTGCCCGGCAGGGCACGCTCGAGATCAAGACTGCCGAGCGGGTTGTCGCCGAACTGGCCACCTATCTTCAGAAAAACCTGGCCGCGATGGTCTGGCTCACCCGGATCAAGGACCGGGATGACTACACTGCGCAGCATTCCATCAACTCCGCCATTCTGGCCATGGGGCTGGCGCACGCGCTGGAGTGGTCGCCGGATCGCATCGAGCTGGCGGGACTGGCGGCGCTGCTTCATGATGTCGGCAACGTCGAAATCGATACCGAGATTCTGCAAAAGCCGGACTTGCTGACAGAGGCCGAGTATCGGGAAATCAAGACCCATACGACGCGCGGCTACGAATTGCTCTCCGAGCGTGACGAGCTCGACCCGGTGGTGGCGCTGGCGGCGCTGGAGCACCATGAGCGTGGTGACGGCAAGGGTTACCCCTACGGCAAGGGAGCGGCTGATCTGAACCCCGTCTCCAAGCTGGTTGCCGTGGTGGATGTCTACGACGCAGTGACTTCCCAGCGCAGCTACCGCGCGGCCCGCTCGCACCATGATGCACTGGGCATACTCTGGCGCGGGCGCGATCACAAGTTCGACCGGCACATGGTCGAAACCTTTATCCAGTTCATGGGCTGGGTGGCGCCGGGCACGCTGGTGCGCCTGTCCAATGGCGATCTGGCAGTGGTCGAGGAGACCAATATCGTGCAGGGGTTCTATCCCATCGTCCGGCGGCTGGAGCATGGCGGTGCAGGCTACCGGGCCGGTGAGCAGATCGATCTGGCCACGCTCAAGGATGCTGATGGCAAGCACCTGATTCACATCGAGGAGGTGCTTCCGGACGGGGCCCATGGGGTGAATGTCAAGGCATTGCTGGTAGCGATGCTGGACTGA
- a CDS encoding HD-GYP domain-containing protein has product MSSEQPRWMVESRIDPNDLRIGHFVTRLDIPWRETRFPLEGVLIDSPEIKAWMVANCSWVVVSHVRGPEADLQLPPGEIGGADAEKPSGPPRKTLTGEISAKSLRQALETRGSLERQVRDLIDQFKQRGRVDIAEAQTVARELAEVLEHNLAALVWLTRIKDRDDYTAQHCINVSILAMGLAHALDWEGFELECAGLSGLLHDLGKIHVDQTVLKKEGRLTEAEFAEVKRHAELGYKMLKGEGGLPDSVLEAVLSHHERPDGSGYPRGLSAKSIPPMARLVSIVDAYDAITSHRVYDPARSHHEALGILWKQRGRQFDAEMVEAFNQIMGWVTPGTLVRLTDERLAVVLQAKDGRGLLPMVRLLESGEKGYRLADRLDLAAEARSRGAAALRIAQVLPDGAEGVDIRDLAINF; this is encoded by the coding sequence ATGTCTTCGGAACAACCGCGCTGGATGGTCGAGAGTCGCATCGATCCGAATGATTTGCGCATTGGCCACTTCGTGACCCGTCTCGACATTCCCTGGCGCGAAACCCGCTTCCCGCTTGAGGGTGTGCTGATCGATTCCCCGGAAATCAAGGCATGGATGGTGGCCAACTGTTCCTGGGTGGTGGTGTCCCATGTGCGCGGGCCGGAGGCCGATTTGCAGCTGCCACCCGGTGAGATCGGAGGCGCCGATGCTGAAAAGCCCTCCGGACCACCCCGTAAAACCCTGACCGGCGAGATTTCGGCCAAGTCCCTGCGCCAGGCGCTGGAAACGCGTGGCTCATTGGAGCGGCAGGTTCGTGACCTGATTGATCAGTTCAAACAGCGCGGGCGGGTGGATATTGCCGAGGCGCAAACGGTCGCGCGCGAACTGGCCGAGGTGCTGGAGCACAATCTGGCGGCACTGGTTTGGCTGACTCGGATCAAGGACCGCGACGACTATACGGCCCAGCACTGCATCAATGTTTCGATCCTTGCCATGGGGCTGGCACATGCCCTGGACTGGGAAGGCTTCGAGCTGGAGTGTGCCGGCCTGTCGGGCCTGCTGCATGACCTGGGCAAGATTCATGTGGATCAAACGGTCCTCAAAAAGGAGGGGCGGCTGACCGAGGCCGAGTTCGCCGAGGTCAAGCGTCATGCCGAACTCGGCTACAAGATGCTGAAGGGAGAGGGCGGATTGCCGGATTCGGTGCTCGAAGCCGTGCTGTCGCATCATGAGCGTCCCGATGGCAGCGGTTACCCGCGCGGCCTGTCGGCGAAGAGTATTCCGCCGATGGCCCGTCTGGTGTCGATCGTGGATGCCTACGATGCCATCACCTCTCACCGGGTCTACGACCCGGCGCGGTCCCATCATGAGGCGCTGGGCATTCTGTGGAAACAGCGAGGTCGGCAGTTCGATGCGGAAATGGTGGAGGCTTTCAATCAGATCATGGGTTGGGTCACGCCGGGAACGTTGGTCCGGTTGACTGACGAGCGTCTGGCCGTTGTCCTTCAGGCCAAGGACGGACGTGGATTGCTGCCCATGGTTCGGCTGCTGGAGTCCGGTGAGAAAGGTTACCGGCTGGCCGACCGGCTGGACCTGGCTGCCGAGGCCAGGTCGCGGGGCGCAGCCGCCTTGCGCATAGCCCAGGTGCTCCCCGATGGCGCCGAGGGTGTCGATATTCGTGATCTGGCCATAAATTTCTGA
- a CDS encoding MotA/TolQ/ExbB proton channel family protein, with protein sequence MNPLELLMYQISTVFLWPVLLLILLLFVYGFYLLGRFLVEALQRRQRSPEAVCSLHAWQRRHGVYDGDALELEVLRQLEPLRVISRVCPMLGLVATMIPLAPALLALGEGDFGQVGEHLVVAFSAVIVALVTASIVFLILNVRRRWLLTSLHRIEQAAS encoded by the coding sequence ATGAATCCACTTGAATTGTTGATGTACCAGATTTCCACGGTCTTTCTGTGGCCGGTGTTGCTTCTGATTCTGCTGCTGTTTGTCTACGGGTTTTACCTGCTCGGTCGATTCCTGGTCGAGGCACTGCAACGGCGCCAGCGCTCGCCAGAAGCGGTCTGTTCGCTGCATGCCTGGCAGCGACGGCATGGCGTATACGATGGCGATGCACTTGAACTGGAAGTGTTGCGCCAGCTTGAGCCCCTGCGAGTCATCAGTCGCGTCTGCCCCATGCTGGGACTGGTCGCGACCATGATTCCACTGGCGCCGGCCCTGTTGGCGTTGGGCGAGGGCGATTTCGGTCAGGTCGGCGAGCACCTGGTCGTGGCGTTCTCCGCAGTGATCGTCGCTCTGGTTACCGCCTCCATCGTGTTTCTGATTCTCAACGTTCGCCGGCGCTGGCTGCTGACTTCGCTGCACCGCATTGAGCAGGCCGCATCATGA
- a CDS encoding DUF2149 domain-containing protein, with protein sequence MSHRFLEFEDDDPMLSVVNVVDVFLVMIAVLLLIVATNPFNVFSSDDDMIVVRNPGEENMEILIREGQELTRYESTGDIGEGRGTRAGTTYRLDDGSLIYVPDEGSDDD encoded by the coding sequence ATGAGTCATCGTTTCCTGGAGTTTGAGGATGATGACCCGATGTTGTCGGTGGTCAACGTGGTCGATGTCTTCCTGGTCATGATCGCTGTTTTGCTGCTGATCGTAGCGACCAACCCGTTCAATGTTTTCTCCAGCGATGATGACATGATCGTCGTTCGCAACCCCGGTGAAGAGAACATGGAAATTCTGATTCGCGAGGGGCAGGAGCTGACTCGTTACGAATCGACCGGGGACATCGGCGAGGGCCGCGGTACCCGCGCCGGGACAACCTATCGGCTTGACGACGGGTCGCTGATCTACGTGCCAGATGAGGGTTCGGATGACGATTGA